The DNA region CTTGGCGCTTGTATGGGACGGTGTATTGCCAGTCCGGAACTTGCTTTCAGAAAGGAAAGAGCCTAAGTGGTCCTGCCATGTCCAATACCGGTTTCGATACACCCCTGCCGCGCCAATTGGGTGTGGTCAACTGGCGCGGCTTCTGGACGCTCTACGTCAAGGAAGTTCGCCGGTTTCTGAATGTATTCACGCAGACGGTCATGGCGCCGATGGTGACCACGCTGCTGTTTCTCGCGATCTTCACACTGGCCTTGGGCGGGCGGGCGCGCGCGCCGAGCAACATTCCCTATGACCAGTTCCTGGCTCCCGGCTTGATCATGATGGCGATGGTCCAAAATGCTTTTGCAAACACATCGTCATCAATTCTGATCGCCAAGGTTCAAGGCAATATCGTGGACCTTCTGATGCCGCCGCTATCGCCTGCGGAGTTGACGTTGGGTTTGATTCTTGGCGGGATCACGCGGGGTCTCGTCGTTGGCAGCGCGGTTCTGGTCGGTATGTGGATCTTCGTGCCGATGCAGATACCGCACCCCGGTTTCGTGATCTTGCACGCGTTAATGGCGTCGTCTTTGCTTTCGTTGATTGGGTTGCTGGGCGGTATATGGGCCGATCGATTCGATCATATAGCGGCGATTACAAACTTTGTTGTGACGCCTCTAGCATTCCTGTCCGGTACTTTCTATTCAATCGAGCGCTTGCCCGATGTCTGGCAAACAGTCGCCCATTTCAACCCGTTCTTCTATATGATCGACGGCTTCCGTTTCGGTTTTATCGACCGCGCCGATGGTAGCTTGCTTTTGGGTGTTCTTGTGCTTGGTTCGGCTAATCTGATCCTCGGATTCGTCTGCTACCGGCTGCTAAAGAGCGGCTGGCGATTAAAGAGCTGAGGGCGATGAGCCTGCCGCGCACACTGCAGCCGAGGGCTTTCGGCGCCCTAAATTCCATCGGACTGTGGACGCTCTTTTGGCGATGCGTTAGCCGATTCCTGAAAGAGGCCGTGGAAACAATTGGTGGCCCTATGGTTTCCGGCGGGCTTTTCCTGGGCGTGTTCGCGGTTGCCTACACACCGGGCACTATCCTTGAGGGCGGTTTGCTGCCGGTAACTTTTGTTGCCCCGGGTATCATCATCTTCGCGTTGGCGCATTCGGCCTTTGAATTCGGTGCCGTACCGCTGCTGTATGACAAGCTCGAGGGCATGATCGGCGATATTGTCTCCGCGCCGCTGTCAGCCGGCGAAATGATGCTTGGTTACGTCCTTGGAGCCGCGGTGGTCGGCTTGATTGTCGGCTGTGCGGTATTTCTCACGCTGACGCCATTTGCCGGCTTTTCGTTTGCGGCCCCACAGATTTCACTTCTATTTGCCATACTGACCGCGGTTTTGTTCGGTTTGATTGGCGTTCTGGCGGGCCTCTGGGCGGATCGATGGGAACACTACGCGGCAACCGATACTTTTATGATCTTGCCACTGGGGTTTCTGTCGGGGGCCTTCTTCCCGACAACCAGTCTGCCGGACCTGGCGGCGATGGCCATTCGCCTCAATCCGGTTTTCTACCTGGTCGATGGTTTCCGCTATGGCTTGATAGGCAAAAGCGAAAGCAATCTTCTGGTTGGCTTCCTGGTGCTTGTTGGTGTGATCACTTTCTTGGCGTGGCTTTGCGCGCGCCTGTTCCGGTTGGGGTACAAGATCAAAGCCTAAATAGCGCCGGCTTGCTCAAGGCTTGTTTCTCCCGGGCGCAACCCCCTGGTTGTCTTGACACAAGCGGGGCCATCGGCAAAAGTCAGCTCCTTCCCACACGGGACGTACTTATGGAGTGGAGGAACCTCTGTGATTTCCGCCGTTATGCCCACCTATGCGCGCGCCGATCTCGCTTTCGAGCGGGGCGAGGGCGCTTATCTCTTCACCAGCGACGGGCGGCGCTACCTGGACTTTGCGGCAGGGATCGCCGTCAACAGTCTGGGGCATAGCCACCCGCACCTCGTCAAGGCGCTGGAGGAGCAAGGGCGACGACTTTGGCATTGCGCGAACCTCTATCGAATTCCCGCAGGCGAGCGTCTGGCGGAAAGGCTGGTTGCGGCAAGCTTTGCGGACACCGTGTTCTTCACGAACTCCGGCGCGGAGGCGCTGGAGTGTGGAATTAAGATGGTGCGCAAGTACCATGACGACACCGGTTCTCCGGGGCGGTACAAGATCATCACCTGCCGTGGCGCTTTTCATGGTCGTACGCTGACGACTATCTCGGCGGCCGGGAACGAAAAGTACATGAAGGGGTTCCTTCCGGAAGTGCCGGGCTTCGTTCACGTGGCTTTCGGCAATCTGAACGAGCTGCGTGCCGCCATTGATGACGAGACAGCGGCGATCTTGGTTGAGCCGGTTCAGGGCGAGGGCGGTATCCGCCCGGCCGATTTGGAGTACCTGCGCGCCTTGCGCACGATCTGCGACGAGTTCGGCCTGCTGCTGTTTCTTGACGAAGTTCAGTGCGGCATGGGGCGCACCGGAAAGCTCTTCGCCCATGAATGGGCGGGGATCACCCCCGACATCGTCGCCTCGGCAAAGGGGATCGGCGGCGGCTTCCCGCTGGGCGCATGCCTGGCGACCGAGAAAGCCGCGGTCGGCATGACGGCCGGCACCCATGGCTCCACCTATGGCGGCAATCCACTTGCCATGGCCGTTGGCAACGCGGTGATGGATATCCTGCTTGAAGAAGGTTTCTTCCAAGAGGTCGATCGTGTTGGCCGTCACCTTTGGCGTGAACTGGCAGCGCTCTGCGACCGGAACCCCGAGGTGCTGGAAGAGGTGCGTGGCGCCGGCTTGATGCTGGGATTGAAATGTCGGGTTCCGAACACGGATTTTGGACTTCAAGCACGCGAACTGGGGCTTTTGACGGTGGTGGCGGCTGAGAACGTTGTGCGCATTCTGCCGCCGTTGATCATTAAGGAGGCTGAGGTCAAGGAAGCGGTCGCTATTCTTGAGCAGACCTGCAAAGCCATGGCGAAGGCGGCCTGATATGAATAACCCAAGACATTTTCTGGACATCGATCGGTTGGACGCCAAGTCCCTGCGGAACATCTTGGAGTGGGGCAAGGCCTACAAGGCCGGTAAGCCGCCGGAGGGCGATGCCAAGCCTCTGGACAACAAGTGCGTTGCTCTGATCTTCGAGAAACCCTCGACGCGCACAAGGGTTTCCTTTGAGGTCGGTATCAAGCAGCTGGGCGGTTACCCAGTCGTTCTGGAGCCCGGCGGATCGCAGTTAGGGCGTGGTGAGACAATTGCCGATACGGCCCGCGTCCTGTCGCGCTACGTCGATGCCATCATGATTCGCACAACCCGTGAAGAAAAGCTGCTGGAGTTGGCGGAGTTTGCCAGCATTCCTGTCATCAACGGGTTAACGGACCGCACCCACCCCTGTCAGTTGATGGCCGATATCCTGACCTTCGAGGAACGCCTGGGCAGCATCGAGGGGAAGGTGGTGGCTTGGTGTGGGGACGGCAACAACATGGCGGTATCCTGGTTGCAGGCGGCCGCGCGCTTCCGTTTCGAGTTACGACTTGCCTGCCCCGAGAAGCTGATGCCGCCTTCCGATGTCGTGAATTGGGCGCGGGGTGAGGGTGCGACCATCGTCGTCACCGGCAACGTCGAAGAGGCGGTGACCGATGCCGACTGTGTCGTCACCGATACTTGGGTATCCATGGGTGACGACGTTGGCGATAGCGAACGTCGAATGAAGCTGCTTAGTCATTATCAGGTCGACCAGAAGGTTATGGACATGGCTCACAAAGGCGCCATCTTCATGCATTGCCTGCCAGCCTACCGCGGCAAGGAAGTCGCTGCCGAGGTGATGGATGGGCCTGCCTCTGCCGTATGGGACGAGGCCGAGAATCGTTTGCACGCCCAGAAAGGGATCCTCCGCTGGTGTCTGATGTAAGTACGACGTCTGAGGCGCAGGCGGGTTCGACCGATCAGATAAAGCCGTTCATGGTCGAGGCGGCGGGTGTGCGTGGCCGCGTCGTCCGCTTGGCCGACGCTGTCCAGGAAGTCTTGTCGCGCCATGCCTATCCCGCGCCCGTTGCCGGAGTCCTTGCCGAGATGCTGGCGTTGGGTGCGGCGCTGGGCAGTCTTCTGAAGTTCGAGGGCATCTTTACCCTTCAGACGAAGAGCGATGGTCCGGTCCGCACGATGGTTGTCGATATGACCTCCGAGGGAAACTTGCGGGGATATGCCGACTACGATGCCGATGCCGTTGCCGCTGTGGCAACGGATAGGACCACCTTGGAAGTCAGCGACCTTTTAGGTGAAGGCTATCTGGCCTTTACAGTCGATCAGGGCGCCAACACGGAGCGCTATCAAGGGATTGTTCAGTTGACCGGCAGCAAGTTGGCCGACAGCGTGCAGCACTATTTTCGCCAATCGGAACAATTGTCGACAGCACTGCGCTCGGCGGCCGGCCAAAGCGAGGACGGCGGCTGGCGAGCAGGCGCCATCATCCTGCAGCAGATGCCTGCCGAAGAGGCGAAGGAGCAAGGGCTCGCCAGGGACAGTGAGCGTGAGGAAGGTTGGCTGAGGGCTTTGACGCTGCTGTCGACGGCCAAGGATCAGGAGTTGCTTTCTGAGGAGTTGACGCCCAACGAGTTGCTGTTCCGCCTGTACCATGAAGACGGCGTCAGGGTGTTTCCAGGACGCGACCTTGCTTTTGGTTGCCGTTGTTCGAGGGACCGGGTCAGTCAGGTCTTAATTTCCGTTGCACCCAATGATCTGGAATCCTTAAAGGACAATGGGCGCGTCGAAGTGATATGCGAGTTCTGCCGCACGGCTTATCATTTCGATGATGACGACCTGCGCGTGTTACAAGAAAACGCCGACGCGGAAACGCCGAGGAACTGAGACGAACCGCAAGCTCTGGAGGTCTGCCAAGGCGATGCGAGCGCTGTTGAAACGAAGATGTGTAATGGCCGTGTTACTGCTGTTGGGTGTGGTGGCCTTGACAGGATGCAGGACACCGCCGCCCGAGAACAGCTTTCCGGAACTCACCTGGGCTCATAAGAAGCCTTATTTTCTGGCGGTCTCGGAAATTGTCGTCGAGCAGCAGTACCGGACCAGGTCACAACTGCCCAACATAGAAGAACGCGCACCGCTACCGCCGGTCAAAGCTGCTGCCGACTGGGCTGCGGATCGTCTGAAGGCGGTGGGTAGTGGCGGGCGTGCGCGTTTCATTATCCTAGACGGTTCGATTCTGCGTCGTGAGCTCGAAACCAAGGGTGGTTTGACCGGGCTGCTGACCAACGATCAATCCCGTCAGTATGATGGCCGGATCGCCGTCGAGTTGATCGTTACGGACGCGCAAGGTAACACGACGGGTCGTGTGTGGGCTGAAGCGCGGCACTCGCGCAGCATCGCTGAGAATGCAACGCTCAACCAGCGCGACCGCATTCTCTTTAGGATCGTCGAGCAAATCATGAGAAATCTAGACGCGGAACTCGATAAGGAAATTCCGCGCTATTTGGGGCCGAGTTTGCGCTGATCGGCAACCTAGGTCGAGGGATGCGAAAGCCAGGCGGCAAGCTTCCGCATGAAGGTCTCGCAGGCCTCTACCTGGGATAGAGCAATAAATTCATTGGGCTTATGGGCCTGCTCGATTGATCCGGGGCCACAAACCACGGTGGAAAGCCCTGCTGCCTGGAACATGCCGCCCTCGGTGCCGTAGGCGACGACATTCGTTGCGTTGGCGCCCGTCAGATGACAGGCCAGCGCTTCGGCGGCCCCGTTTTCTTCAGGTTCCAATGGTGGCACGGTGCAAATTGACCGTGTGGTGATCTGGGCCGCGGGGAAAGTGGCACGCAGATAAGGCAGCACTTCCTCCGCGACGGCCGCTTCGTAGCGCGCGATAATCGCCTGGGCGTCATCGCCAGGTAGCAGACGGAACTCCCAGACAAACTCGCAATGTCGCGGTACGATGTTGAGCGCCGTGCCGCCATTGATCTGGCCGACATTGAACGTGGTATAGGGTGGTTCGAAGGGGCAGTCCGCCGACGCAGATTGCCGCTTCTCTTCCGCCAGATCCGCGATCAGGTTGACCAGCCGGCCGGCGGCAAGATTGGCGCTGGCGCCCAGGTGCGGCAGGCTGGAGTGTGCAGCCTGACCGTCGATCGTCGTATGAAAGCCAAAGACACCCTTGTGAGCGTTGACCACCTGCATGCTCGTTGGTTCTCCAACCAGAACGATGCTGGGTGTCGGTATCACGTCCTTCAACCCCTCGATCATGCTCCCCACCCCCAGGCAACCGACTTCCTCGTCGTACGAGAGCGCGATATGGATAGGTTTTGTGAGCTTCGATTCCTTGAATGTTGGGACCATCGCAAGGGCAATGGCCAGGAACGATTTCATGTCGGCGGTGCCGCGGCCATAGAGGAGTCCGTCTTTAGCAACGGCAGTGAAAGGATCGCTGTCCCAGGCTTGATCGGTCACCGGCACCACGTCGCTATGCCCCGAGAGCACGATGCCGCCCTTGACGTCGGGACCAACCGAACAAAGAAGGTTCGATTTGTTTCCCTCGCTGTTAGCGAAGCGATGGTGCCTAATTCCGTGGCTGTCCAGATAGTCTTCAACGAAGGCGATCAACTCCAGGTTGGACTTCGCCGAGGTGGTGTCGAATGAAACCAACCGCTCGATCATCTCCAACGGCGAAAAAATCTTGCCCGTCATGAACCCCTATGCCCTTTCGTGTTAAGCGCGCCAGAATGCCGGCAGGAAAAGCACCAAAATCGTGAAAAGCTCGAGGCGGCCGAGCAACATACCCACGGACAGCAGCCACTTGGCGCCATCCGGCAGGGTTGCGAAGCTTCCCGATGCGCCGATGATTTCGCCAAGACCCGGTCCAACGTTGGAAATTGCGGTTGCCGCCCCTGAAACGGCGGTGGTGAAATCCAAACCCATGAATCCCAAACCCAAGGCCAAGGTCGCAAAGGCCGCGCCATAAAGGAAGAAAAAGCCCATGACCGATTGCGCCACGCCCTCGGGAATAGGCTTTCCGGCATAGTAAGGTATGAAGATGCCGTTGGGCTGGATTAGTTTTCGCAACTGGGCGTGTGCCTCTGCGTAAATTACCTGGAAGCGGAAAATTTTGATGCCGCAAGTTGTCGAGCCCGCGCATCCGCCGATGAACATCAACACAAAAAGCAGGGTGGAGGGAAAACCGCCCCACATCCCAAAATCAGTGGAACTATAGCCGGTTCCCGTCATCACCGAGACCACATTGAAGACCGCATGCCGGGCTGCGTCGTGGCTGCTGCTGTAGAATCCTTCACTGAGCAACCACAGGAGTGTGATCATGCTGGCGCCAAATAGAATGGCGATCATCCAGCGGACTTGGCCATCACGAAACAGGGATCGGGCATCGCCGCGCAATACGCGCAGATACAGCACAAACGGCACGGAGCCTAGAATCATGGTCACAATGACGATCCAATGAATCGCGGGGACATTGAAGGCGCCGAGCGAGGCGTCACGCGTGGAAAAGCCTCCGGTAGCGATTGCCGTCATGGCATGGGCGAGTGCATCAAATCCGCTCATGCCTGCGGTCCACAGCAAGACCGCCGTCACGAAGGTCAGGCCGACATAAACAATTGAAATCTCACCGGCCATCTGCGCGGCCCTCGGCAGGACCTTTTCGCTGGTCTCAAAGGCCTCTACGCGGAAGATCTGCATGCCACCGACCTGAAGTATCGGCAGAATTGCCAGAGCCATGACAATGATGCCGATCCCGCCCAGCCACTGAAGAATAGCGCGCCACAGCAAAATGCCAGGCGGTGCGTTGTCCAGACCCACGATGACCGTTGAGCCGGTCGTGGTAATGCCGGACATGGACTCGAAGAAAGCGTCGGTCATATCCAGTTTCAGTTCGGAGAAAGCCAGCGGCAACGCCCCAAAAAAGGCGATGACCACCCAAGCTGACGCTGTCATGACGAAGGCTTGGCGCAAGCTAAACCCGTGCCAACCGGACCGCGTCGAGAGTATCAACGCGACGCCCACGAACAACGTTACGGCAGCCGCCGCCAGGAAGACCTCCCAGTCTCGATGCCCGAAAGCGTAATCCACGATCGCCGGCAAGGTCATGGCGACCGCCAGGATCGACAATAGTATTCCTAGCACGAAGCATACCGGTCTCAGGTCCATCTTCGAGGCGCCTCTCGTGCGGAATGTTCCCTAGGATACCCGATTGTCATGCAGTCATAGGGCCAAAAGCCGACGCTCCACTCAACAAAAAAGTGATCGGCCACCCCCAAAGCTGTTGCTCTGGACAGGCAAGCCCCGGTAACGGCTCTCAGGACTTCATCATCCCATCATGCCGGAGCTGGCGCTGTTCCCGGGGTTTCCCACCAAGGACAAAAACTCTCGCCGTGTCGAGGGGTTGCTACGGAAGAGGCCGAGCATGCGACTGGTAACCATGGTGACGCCGGACTTATGAACGCCACGGGTCGTCATGCACTGGTGTGCCGCCTCGATTACGACCGCAACGCCCTTGGGCTGAAGAACTTCCTGGATCGTGTTGGCGATCTGCGCGGTCATCTTTTCTTGTATCTGCATGCGCTTCGCATAGGCCTCGACGACGCGTGCAAGCTTACTGATGCCTACGACCCTGCGGTCGGGCATATAAGCGACGTGCGCTTTGCCGATGATCGGCGCCAGATGGTGCTCGCAATGCGATTCGAATCGGATGTCGCGCAACAGAACCATTTCATCGTAACCGTCGATTTCCTCAAAGGTGCGCTGGAGCAATTGAACCGGGTCGGTATCGTAGCCGGAAAAAAACTCTTCATAAGCGCGCGCAACGCGGTCAGGCGTGCCCTTCAGGCCTTCGCGAGAAGGGTCCTCGCCCGCCCAACGAATAAGAGTCTCTACAGCTTTCATCGCCTCCTGCCGGCTTGGCTTCAAGTTGTCGGCATTTTCCTCCAAAGGCGCAGCGCCGCTGGACACAGGTTTGATCGCACTCACAGTTCAGGTCCTTCTTGAATTCATCCCCGCACGCAACCTACAGCCAGAAAAAAGCGTGCCGACTTTCTTATGCAATAAAACAATACCATAGCTTCCGGCGGTATCTAGTTAAGGTGAACCGCCTGATGCGGGCTGTCGAGTGAAAAGGCGGGAATGGAAACCTTGAACAGTCGCCCTTCTCTGTCGACCATCTCGTAATGACCAACCATGACGCCGGAAGGCGTCGATAGCGGGCACCCGCTCGTGTACTCGAAGCGCTCACCCGGTTCCAGAACAGGCTGCTCTCCGACAACGCCAGGACCGCTGACTTCCTGAACCTGGCCGCGAGCGTCGGTTATATGCCAATAGCGATTGAGCAACTGAACCCGCTGCTGACTGAGGTTCTCGATCCAGATTTGATAGGCCCATACATAACGCCCCTCAAGCGGGGACGATTGCTCCTCCAGATAGATCGGGTTCGCGCTGACGCGAATATCCGCTGTGATCTGGCTGTAGGGCGGTTGGAAACCTTCTTCGGTCATATTGCTTTTCTGTTCCTTGTGGGCGCTGCAATCTCACATAGATAGGCGCAGGCGGTGGGCAAAACAATCCGAAGAACCCGCATGCCCTGCGGCCCAAGCCATTCCATCAAGATTAGCAGAAAACGGGCAAAAAGAATGGCGCCGCCCGAAGGCGGCGCCATCCCTTTCGGTCCGATTCGAGTCTGTTACTACTGCAACAGGATCTCGACGCGGCGGTTGGCCTGCTCACGCACGCCGTCAGCGGTCGGCACGGCCGGCTCGCTTTCGCCACGGGCTGCGACACTGATCTTGCTGGCTTCGACGCCCTTGGCAACGAGGACATCGCGAGCAGCTTCAGCGCGGCGCAGCGACAGTTTCATGTTGTAATCCTCCGAACCGGAGCGGTCAGCGTGACCCGTCAGGGCGAAGCTGGCACCAGTGCGGGTGGCTTCCTTGATGGCGGCGTCGATGATCTTCATTCCAAGATCGGTGACGACAGCGCTATCGAAGGCAAAGAGGATCGTGTAGGTGGCCGGAATGACGGCAGCCGGGGCCTGGGGCTCCAACTCCTTCATGGCCGCCCAGAAGGCGTCCTTACAAGCCGCGATATGATCGGGCTGGAAGTTTTCTTCCTGCTGCTCAACCCAGCAATCGAATTTGGCCTGGGCGAGAGCGGCCGTCTCGGGCTTCCTGGTCGTTGCACCGGCATTCAAAGCCGCAACGAGCGCCGCACGGGCGGTCGTAAGTTCGTCTACGTGCTCAGCCGGAAGGTCCCAGTTCTCGAGAACGGCGGGCTCGACAGCTTCGCCGCCTGCTGCACGAGCGGCCTTGTCTGCGAAGTAGTCGGCGTCAATCCAGTCGTACATCTCATAGGCCTCGAACTCGGCCAGAGCCTTGTACTCACTGAAAAGCGCATTGGTGAACGCACTGCCGGACGGCTCAACGTCGCCCAGAGTCTCGGTTTTGGTACCCACGCAACCGGCGAGCAATGTAATTGCAGCCAGAGCGCCTAGAATTTTGGTTTTGACCATAGCTAACCCTCCAGGGTTTTAGTGATCCACGATACGAATAGTTAATGACTTAACTGCCATCTCATAATTGAGGTGACGAATAGCTGTTTGCTGTTCGCTGTTCTTCAGTCGTCACCACTTCCTAGCATGAGTTTCACAAAATTGCGACCTTCAATGAGTATTTCACGGTAATTATTGCAAAAATGCAACAACTGTTGCTTTCTCGTCACTATGTGACTTTGAGCCATGAATTTACTGATTATTTTGCGAGCACGCATGGCCCAGACAAACGCCTGTTGCCAGCGCCGCCGAGAAGCCTTAAAAATCGCCGATCCGAGGTTAGAAGGTGCGGGCGTAGCTCAGCGGTAGAGCGTCAGCTTCCCAAGCTGAATGTCGTGGGTTCGATCCCCATCGCCCGCTCCAATTTCTCCAGAGCGTGATCAAGAACTAGAGATGCTTCAGTTTCTGCGTGATGCGCGGTGGGTTGGTCAGGGTCTGATAAACCACGCAATAACGCTCGGTGAGGCGGACGAGGTTCTCGATCTTGTCTGCGGGGCTGTCGCTGTCGATCGCGAAGGTCATGCGGATGTCCTGGAAACCGACCGGTGTCTCCTTGCTGGTACCCAACGTACCTCGGAAATCCATATCGCCTTCGACCAGCACCTTGCCGCCCTTGATCGCGATGCCCATCGCCGTGGCCACCGCGTTCAGGGTAACGCCCGCGCAAGCGGCGAGGGCTTCGAGTAACATATCGCCGGAACAGGCCTGGGTGGCGTCGCCGCCGGCTGCCGGATGCAGGCCCGCTTCCGCCAGACCGGCGAAGGTCTGTACGTTGCAGGCAAGCTTGGGCTGTACCAAGTCGCCTTCAACCCGCATGGTCACCATGGCGCTGGAGGGGTCGTCCTTGTAGCGCTGCTTTATCGGAGCTTGCAGATTTCGTAGTTCTTCGGCGTTCATGGCTTAAGCCTCGTTTTGTTGTTGCTTAGGACCTTCAGCGTCGGGATTAAAGGCGCATCGTTGCGCGGTCAAGCGGCGTTCATTCCTCGTTGAAGGAACGGATGGTTTCTTGAAACAGGCTTTCCGGCAGGTCACGGACGATGAAAACAATGCGGGAGCGATGATCGTCATCCGGCCAGCTCGGCAATTCCACCGGCGGATGAAAGACATGCTGCACGGCATGGATGACCAGCGGTTTTTCTTCCCCGGCGATGCAGAGGATGCCTTTAATCCGCAAGATTTGCTGACCGTAAAGCGTGATCAACATATCCACCCAGGCGTTCAATCGGTCCCAATCCAGCGGCACGTCGTAAGTGACGCAGAAAGACCGCACTCTTTCGTCATGCCGATTTACGTCGTGGTGGTGTTCGTGCCCGTGCCCCTCATCATGTTCGTAGGCTTCGGCCTTCAACCAGCGTTGCACGTCCAAGGATTTGGATGCGGGGTCGTAGAGGCCACAACCGAAAAGTGAGCTAGGTTCTGTCTTGCCGTTTTCCACCTGCAGGATCGGCGCGGCGGGATTCAACTGCGCCAGTCGTTGTGTGAGGGCGTCTATGCGGTCCTGGTCCACCAGATCGCATTTGGTCAACAGCAGGCGGTCGGCCATTGCTGCCTGTTTGACCGACTCGATCTGTGCATCCAGGGTGACTTCGCCATTGGCTGCATCGACCGTAGTGATCACCCCATCCAGGCGAAACCGTTCGACCAGCAGGGGGTCGCTCATCAAGGTTTGAAGGATAGGCGCCGGGTCGGCAAGTCCCGTCGTTTCGATGACCAGACGACGGAATGGCGGTATCTCGCGCGTGATCCGACGTCTGTAAAGGCTGCGCAGCGTTTCGACCAAGTCGCCGCGAATCGTGCAGCATAGGCAACCGGCATTCATCAGGACCATGTCCTCGGTTGCCTCAGCAACAAGGTGATGGTCGAGCCCGATCTCGCCGAACTCGTTGATGACGACGGCGGTTTCATCCATTTCCGGGTGGCTTAAAAGGTGTCGAAGCAGGGTG from Limibacillus halophilus includes:
- a CDS encoding ABC transporter permease, producing MSNTGFDTPLPRQLGVVNWRGFWTLYVKEVRRFLNVFTQTVMAPMVTTLLFLAIFTLALGGRARAPSNIPYDQFLAPGLIMMAMVQNAFANTSSSILIAKVQGNIVDLLMPPLSPAELTLGLILGGITRGLVVGSAVLVGMWIFVPMQIPHPGFVILHALMASSLLSLIGLLGGIWADRFDHIAAITNFVVTPLAFLSGTFYSIERLPDVWQTVAHFNPFFYMIDGFRFGFIDRADGSLLLGVLVLGSANLILGFVCYRLLKSGWRLKS
- a CDS encoding ABC transporter permease, giving the protein MSLPRTLQPRAFGALNSIGLWTLFWRCVSRFLKEAVETIGGPMVSGGLFLGVFAVAYTPGTILEGGLLPVTFVAPGIIIFALAHSAFEFGAVPLLYDKLEGMIGDIVSAPLSAGEMMLGYVLGAAVVGLIVGCAVFLTLTPFAGFSFAAPQISLLFAILTAVLFGLIGVLAGLWADRWEHYAATDTFMILPLGFLSGAFFPTTSLPDLAAMAIRLNPVFYLVDGFRYGLIGKSESNLLVGFLVLVGVITFLAWLCARLFRLGYKIKA
- a CDS encoding aspartate aminotransferase family protein, producing the protein MISAVMPTYARADLAFERGEGAYLFTSDGRRYLDFAAGIAVNSLGHSHPHLVKALEEQGRRLWHCANLYRIPAGERLAERLVAASFADTVFFTNSGAEALECGIKMVRKYHDDTGSPGRYKIITCRGAFHGRTLTTISAAGNEKYMKGFLPEVPGFVHVAFGNLNELRAAIDDETAAILVEPVQGEGGIRPADLEYLRALRTICDEFGLLLFLDEVQCGMGRTGKLFAHEWAGITPDIVASAKGIGGGFPLGACLATEKAAVGMTAGTHGSTYGGNPLAMAVGNAVMDILLEEGFFQEVDRVGRHLWRELAALCDRNPEVLEEVRGAGLMLGLKCRVPNTDFGLQARELGLLTVVAAENVVRILPPLIIKEAEVKEAVAILEQTCKAMAKAA
- the argF gene encoding ornithine carbamoyltransferase, which codes for MNNPRHFLDIDRLDAKSLRNILEWGKAYKAGKPPEGDAKPLDNKCVALIFEKPSTRTRVSFEVGIKQLGGYPVVLEPGGSQLGRGETIADTARVLSRYVDAIMIRTTREEKLLELAEFASIPVINGLTDRTHPCQLMADILTFEERLGSIEGKVVAWCGDGNNMAVSWLQAAARFRFELRLACPEKLMPPSDVVNWARGEGATIVVTGNVEEAVTDADCVVTDTWVSMGDDVGDSERRMKLLSHYQVDQKVMDMAHKGAIFMHCLPAYRGKEVAAEVMDGPASAVWDEAENRLHAQKGILRWCLM
- a CDS encoding Hsp33 family molecular chaperone HslO encodes the protein MSDVSTTSEAQAGSTDQIKPFMVEAAGVRGRVVRLADAVQEVLSRHAYPAPVAGVLAEMLALGAALGSLLKFEGIFTLQTKSDGPVRTMVVDMTSEGNLRGYADYDADAVAAVATDRTTLEVSDLLGEGYLAFTVDQGANTERYQGIVQLTGSKLADSVQHYFRQSEQLSTALRSAAGQSEDGGWRAGAIILQQMPAEEAKEQGLARDSEREEGWLRALTLLSTAKDQELLSEELTPNELLFRLYHEDGVRVFPGRDLAFGCRCSRDRVSQVLISVAPNDLESLKDNGRVEVICEFCRTAYHFDDDDLRVLQENADAETPRN
- the argE gene encoding acetylornithine deacetylase, which gives rise to MTGKIFSPLEMIERLVSFDTTSAKSNLELIAFVEDYLDSHGIRHHRFANSEGNKSNLLCSVGPDVKGGIVLSGHSDVVPVTDQAWDSDPFTAVAKDGLLYGRGTADMKSFLAIALAMVPTFKESKLTKPIHIALSYDEEVGCLGVGSMIEGLKDVIPTPSIVLVGEPTSMQVVNAHKGVFGFHTTIDGQAAHSSLPHLGASANLAAGRLVNLIADLAEEKRQSASADCPFEPPYTTFNVGQINGGTALNIVPRHCEFVWEFRLLPGDDAQAIIARYEAAVAEEVLPYLRATFPAAQITTRSICTVPPLEPEENGAAEALACHLTGANATNVVAYGTEGGMFQAAGLSTVVCGPGSIEQAHKPNEFIALSQVEACETFMRKLAAWLSHPST
- a CDS encoding TrkH family potassium uptake protein → MDLRPVCFVLGILLSILAVAMTLPAIVDYAFGHRDWEVFLAAAAVTLFVGVALILSTRSGWHGFSLRQAFVMTASAWVVIAFFGALPLAFSELKLDMTDAFFESMSGITTTGSTVIVGLDNAPPGILLWRAILQWLGGIGIIVMALAILPILQVGGMQIFRVEAFETSEKVLPRAAQMAGEISIVYVGLTFVTAVLLWTAGMSGFDALAHAMTAIATGGFSTRDASLGAFNVPAIHWIVIVTMILGSVPFVLYLRVLRGDARSLFRDGQVRWMIAILFGASMITLLWLLSEGFYSSSHDAARHAVFNVVSVMTGTGYSSTDFGMWGGFPSTLLFVLMFIGGCAGSTTCGIKIFRFQVIYAEAHAQLRKLIQPNGIFIPYYAGKPIPEGVAQSVMGFFFLYGAAFATLALGLGFMGLDFTTAVSGAATAISNVGPGLGEIIGASGSFATLPDGAKWLLSVGMLLGRLELFTILVLFLPAFWRA
- the folE gene encoding GTP cyclohydrolase I FolE, translating into MKAVETLIRWAGEDPSREGLKGTPDRVARAYEEFFSGYDTDPVQLLQRTFEEIDGYDEMVLLRDIRFESHCEHHLAPIIGKAHVAYMPDRRVVGISKLARVVEAYAKRMQIQEKMTAQIANTIQEVLQPKGVAVVIEAAHQCMTTRGVHKSGVTMVTSRMLGLFRSNPSTRREFLSLVGNPGNSASSGMMG
- the apaG gene encoding Co2+/Mg2+ efflux protein ApaG, with product MTEEGFQPPYSQITADIRVSANPIYLEEQSSPLEGRYVWAYQIWIENLSQQRVQLLNRYWHITDARGQVQEVSGPGVVGEQPVLEPGERFEYTSGCPLSTPSGVMVGHYEMVDREGRLFKVSIPAFSLDSPHQAVHLN